The Acinetobacter shaoyimingii DNA segment GAAACCACCACTTGCACCACCCACAATCCCTAAACGAATTGGGCGAGAATTTTTTTGCAAATCCAATTTATTTAAACGGCTTTTATTTTCAGCTTCCATAATGAATTTCTATCCTGATTGTTCAACTAAGCAATAATTTTGTGTTGAGAAAGTCACTCATACTTTTAGCAATTAACCTTAGCATTAAATTTTTCTCAGAAAACGAACTAATACGAAATTGAGTTTTTCAGTTTTTATAATTCTCAAAAATTGCCCAATGGAGTTCATTCAGCATTTTAATTCATGTTTAATTCATGTGGAATTAAAGCTTGCTTAGTCTACTTGCCTAATCCATTTGCTTAGCAAATTGACTTTTAAACACGAGAAAAGCAAGGAAAATGGGAACCAAAAAATTGATTAAAAAGAATGGGATTTCTTCCATAAAACCATAACCTAAACTTATGCCATGGTACATATTCCAACTCACTATAACCAACCAAAGTGGAAGAAAAATCCACATCGCTAAACGAAAATTTGATTTATTTTTAATGTGTTTGAGCAACATAAAAATGATCATGAATATAATCATTCCAACGATAATCGTGACGAGTGTTCGCATGGTTATTGTCCTTATTATTGTCAGCTACTTTGATACAAAAATGATTCTATAAATGTACACTCATCATTTTTATTCATTTGTATCTATGAGTAAAGCATTTCTACACACCATAAAAAGACCCCAATCTCTCGATTGGGGTCTTAGAATTTGGCGGAAGCGCTTTTTACCATTCTGCACTATGATGAATAGGAAACTATCACCATCCCCCACCAATGAAAGCTATTTTAAAATATTAGGCATGAGTAGGTTTTTCGATAATTATTTAATTCTTCCTGTTACTAAAGAATTAATAATCAGTCTAAGTACCATCCACCACCCATACACTGTGGCTATTGATGATGAGTGTTCATCATCAAGTAATCCATGAGCAACTTGGTTTCTCAAATTGAATCCAAGAGACTCAGTAAATATACATTTTATTTCAAAAAGCAAATCCTCACCAAATACTTCATTTGCTTCAGGCAAAGTCACTAATGTACTTAACCCATTTTCATTTTCAATTCCTTCTGAATCAATATGTCTTGTATGTGCGCCAACTTTTAAAAGTTCAGTTCGTACAATATTCTCTAATTGAGGACATAGTAAATGAATTGCTGTACCAAATTCTTCTTCGAAGCCAAACCACAGCGCATTACCTGTTAACTCAGCTCTTCCATCTGGTACGAGTGGTGATTGCTCACAAATAGCAATTAGTAAATCTTTTGTAAATCGATGTTCTAAACATAGTTGTCGTAATGCAGGGAGGATACTTCCTTGCACTTTTAGTTGAACATCGGTAGTAAAATTCTGATACATTTTACTATGCAATAAAAGTTCATTTTCTGGATGATCTAAACTAACTTCATTATTAAGCGCTGGAATACGTGCAATGATTCTCCCATCTACGCTCATTTGAGATTTTCCAAAAATATTTTCAAAGACACTAGTTCTGATTAATTCTTTTGAAATAGTTTTTAAAGATTGGTAATTAGCACCACTAAAACCACAGAAATAGACTAAAGCCTGCTGAGGGCTTTGTTTACCTGCCACATGAGCAATAGATGATTCAACTAATGGTGAAATATCATATTTTTCTGTTTCAAATGTAACCATTTCGTCAAGCGAAGCTTGTCCTGATAAATTTTTTTTTGTTTTTAATTTTTGGATTTTCTCTTCAACACCATATTTAGCTCTATGTTTTACTGGAATTTTTCTATAAGCCTGAATTGCATTTTCATAAAAAGAATTAGCAACGAGGTTGCTATCATGACTCCTTAGATCTGCCTCTGATTCAAAAGTTTCAGCAATTTCAACTAAAGACCTAACCCAATCATCTTCCAAAGCACATTTCTTATATTTTTTTGCTGCTAAATCAAAATACCCCCTTGCAATGAGATAATCTGATTGTGATTTTAAATTACTTGCTCTAATAAACAGTGACTCTGCAATATCTTTTTCAAAATCCTTATCTATTTTGAAATTATCCATTAAATCCGCTATCCAAAAATTCATATATTTTAAATTTGAATATTCAGAAAGAAATGCTGAAAATAATTTTGCTTTAATAGTGTCTAAACGCTCATAATCTTTGAGTTGTAGACTTAATTGTATTGCTCGTGACAAATAATTATTTACACCTTTATGCCATGACTTTTCATCAATTTCGCATAGAAGATATAAGTCTATTACAATTCTTGCATGCTCTGGATTACGTCGTTTTTGAAGCAACCAAAGTAAATCAGCGAGCCTAGCTTTCAAAAATGGCTCAGTAACAACCGTAAGGAAGCTTTCAAAAGTTGCCAAATCATCAACAGTAAAATCATCTGGGATAGTTGATCTCTGACCTGTTTGAAAATTTTCTATATAAGCCTTGTAAGGTTCATTTATGCTATTTACAAGCGACATGGATGTAACTTTGACTAATAACCCAAAAATTTGGGCACTGTCTGTTTTTTCACTTTCTTTTAATTCTTGTTCTTTTTGACGCAAACTATTAGATATATCAAAATAAATATCATACATTTCATTTGAAGAAATATATTCCCATTCAGCTTCTAAAAACAACTGCGCCGCATTTTCCATTTTCCCCTCCAAAATACTTAACTTGATATTGAGTGTAGTTTGTAAATTTTATTTTGAGAATTAAATTGAATATTATTGCTTATTATTTGCTTACGTTGCATAAACCCCAAAAACAACAAAGCCCCGATATTCGGGGCTAAGTCGTTGATATTTGGCGGAAGCGGTGAGATTCGAACTCACGGAGGACTCACACCCTCGTCGGTTTTCAAGACCGGTGCATTAAACCGCTCTGCCACGCTTCCATGTGCGCCATAATACGGAGCTTTTATAAATCTGACAAGTAAAAATTACAGTGAAAGCATTCAAGTGCATATACTTTCACCAAATTCTCATAAAAAATCACAATTTGGCTGCTATTTCAGCGCCTTCACGTATTGCACGCTTAGCATCGAGTTCACCTGCAAGCTTTGCGCCACCTACAATATGATATTTTGCCAAGGTTTTTTCAGTCTCAGATGGCATAATTTCCCGCACTGACTCTTGCCCTGCGCAGACCACAATCGTATCTACACGCAACAATTGATCATTGCCCTCCATCTCAACCCATAAACCTTCATCGGTCACTGCTTTATATTGCACACCACGCAGCATACGTACACGGTGCTTCTTCAACTGTGCACGATGCACCCAACCCGACGTTTTCCCTAAACCTATGCCCAATGGCGTGGTTTTACGTTGCATCAAGTAAATTTCACGTACTGGATGCTCCACCTCAGGAGGAACTGAACCACCTTCGGTCATATAGTTCGGATTCGGGTCTACACCCCACTCTCGTTTCCAATCCTCTAAAGGTTGCGGTTGTGGTTGATGTTCAGGTTTTAACAAAAATTCAGACACATCAAACCCAATTCCGCCCGCACCAATCACGGCAACTTTATCGCCTACAGGCGCACCACGAAGTACTTCAGCATAAGACAGCACTTGCGGCGCATCACTGCCATCAATCTTTAATGCACGTGGAATCACACCTGTTGCCACTACAACTTCATCAAACCCTTCACGCTCAAGCTGTTCACGATTGACTTTGGTATTTAAGCGTAGCTCTACACCAGTCCTTTCAATTTGTACTTTGAAATAACGGATGGTTTCATGAAATTCTTCTTTGCCTGGAACGACTTTGGCTAAATTAAACTGCCCACCGACTTCATGACTGGCTTCAAATAAAGTCACCTGATGTCCACGGCTTGCTGCAACTGTTGCCGCAGACATTCCCGCAACACCACCACCGACAACCGCAATGCGTTTTGGTTTCTTGGTTTTAACATAGACCAATTCAGTCTCATAAGCTGCTTGTGGATTCACCAAACAGGTTGCACGCTGATTTTTAAAGGTATGATCTAAACATGCCTGATTACATGCAATACAGGTATTGATTTCATCTACACGATTCGTTGCCGCTTTATTGACCCAAAATGGATCTGCCAAGAACGGACGAGCCATTTGAATCATATCAGCTTTACCAGTCGCAATAATTTCTTCAGCGACATCAGGCATATTGATTCGGTTTGATGCAATGACTGGAATCGCAACATGCTTTTTCACTTCTGCTGTGTAATCAACAAAGGCTGCACGAGGCACAGAGGTGACAATGGTTGGAATACGTGCTTCATGCCATCCAATACCTGTATTTAAAAGTGTTACCCCTGCTTTTTCTAAAGCCTGAGCCACGGTAATCACTTCATCCATGGTATTGCCATCGTGTACCAAATCCAGCATGGACAAACGGAAGCAAATAATAAATTTCTCACCGACTTTTGCTCGTATGGCTTTGACAATTTCAACCGCAAAACGCATCCGATTTTCAATATCGCCCCCCCAACGATCGGTGCGTTGATTCACATGACGACTTAAAAATTGGTTTAGAAGATAACCTTCTGAACCCATGATTTCCACGCCATCGTAACCAGCTTTTTTGGCAATATTTGCCGTTTGTGCATAATCTTCAATGGTATCCAAAATTTGCTTATCACTCATTTGACGTGGTTTAAATGGTGAAATCGGAGATTTAATTGGACTTGCTGAGACCACAAAAGGTTGATAACCATAACGACCAGAGTGCAAAATCTGCATGAGAATTTTAGCACCATGTTTATGTACAGCATGCGTCACTAAACGGTGTGGCGCAACGTCGCCCAAGGTATTCATGGTTCCACCCGCAGGCAATAACCACCCTGAACGGTTCGGTGAAATTCCCCCAGTAATAATCAGCCCTACGCCACCTTTGGCACGTTCACCAAAATAAGCCGCCAGTTTTGGATAATTATAAAAACGGTCTTCCAAACCTGTGTGCATAGAACCCATCACCACACGGTTTTTAAGGGTGGTAAAGCCTAAATGAAGCGGTTTTAATAGATTTGCATAGCTAGTTGTCATGGTGAAATCCTTTATTTATTGGCTTTGCAACTTGTTGCATACTACTTTAATGCTTTTTTAATTTTTATTTATGACCGAATTCAAAAAATTATTATACGCTAGAGTCAATATGAAAAAAGGGATGATTATTTCATCCCTTTTTTAATGCTAATCTAGGATACAATTCAATAATAAAACTTGAACTCAATTATTTCCAATTTTTCAACTTAGATGTATGCCCAATGCCGACATTAAAACTGTTGGTTGGATCGAGTTTTTGATAATGCGTTTTTAGTGCAGGCTTTGCCACATATAAATGTCCAACATTATGCTCCGCAGGATATTCAGCTTTACGTGCATCCAGTAATTTCCACATCGCATGTTCCATCGCCAAAGGATCTACGCCTTTTTTGACAATATAGTCCTGATGGAACACATGACAGAGGAAATGGCCGTAGTAGAGTTTATGAATAATTTGCTCGTCCATCTCTTTAGGCAAAGTCTCTACCCATTCACGGTCATTACGGCGTAAAGCAATATCCAACGCCACAATATCTTCCACTTCGCGTAAATGCGTATCCCGATAACGAATGGCAGCTCCTGCCACAGCAAAACGGTGTAAAAAGGCTTTACGACCTTCGTCCGCATCACACAGGAAATAATCGCCTGTGTTACGGCCTGCAAAATACTGCTTTAAGAACGTATCCACGGCTGGAACGTCCTGATCTTCAATCCTTAAAACTAAATGATGCTCATATAAATCACGGAAATCGTTCATCCGTTTTGGCAGATGCGACGGTAAAAACTTGGTGACCAATTGTAGAACTTTGTCAGAAAGCCCTTTCATGCCCCATTTTTCCAAATAACCATCGACCTTGTCTTTCATGGCAAATGCGGCAGGCACTTTGGCTGTACCAAATTTTTCGATAAACATAAACGTGTCTTTACCGTATTCCGCACCAATGTCATAAGCCACACGGTGAATGTATTCCCCCGCAATTGGAATACGAGGCAAATCGGTCAACAGGAAACGGCGAATTTCGGTCAAGTCATCATGTGAGTTTGTGCCCACATAAAACACCTGACTTGGAATTTTCTCGAAGGTATCTAAACGTACGGCAAATACACAAACTTTCCCCGCAGAACCCGAAGCTTCGTATAAACGGGAAGGATCGGCATTAAAACGAGCTGGTGTATCGGCATCGACTTGCGCCACATCTTTCATATAACGATGGTCAGATGCACAGCAATGACTATCATTTTGAATATCCGCAATTTGGTACTGTTGTTGTTCCAGATTGGTCAGGATCTGTTCAGGCGTTTCACCCAAATTCACGCCTAGGTGATTGACCAGTTCAAGTTGACCTTGCTCATTCACCCGTGCATATAAAGCAAGTTCGGTATAAGCAGGACCACGACGCACCAAAGCGCCACCCGAGTTATTACATACGCCACCCAATACCGACGCACCGATACAAGAAGACCCAATCACCGAATGCGGTTCACGGTTAAACCCTGCCAATTCTTTTTCTAACCGATCTAAGCTTGCACCGGGTAAACAAATGACTTGTTTGCCTTCATTAATGACTTGAATGCCCTGCAGACGGCGTGTACTCATCAGTATCACAGGACGGTCATAGTCATCACCAAATGGGGTTGAACCACCCGTCAAACCCGTATTCGCTGCTTGCATAATGACAATACAATCAGCATCGACTGCTATTTTCAGCACTTGCCACTGTTCGAGCAATGTTCCAGGTGCAACCACAGCGAGAACTTGCCCTGATCCATAGCGACGTCCCTGACGATATAAACGGGTCTCTTGTTCATCGGTCAATACATGGGCTTTACCGACTATATCAATCAGTTTTTGAATGGTGTTTTGACAAGTAAGTGAAGCTGACATGGTTTAAATCCTGTATGACTGAATCCATCTTGAATGATGATCCTTTCAGATTCATTCGAAACTTAAAGAAAAAGAAATCTCGATACACGACCCAGTCTTTCGTTTCTGTTCGAGCCAGACTGAATTTTGAGGCAAAATGTTTCTGCGACTTAAAATTTTTCGTGACTGTTATTGTGCAAGTTCAACGAAAGACAAATGGTTTTGCTTACTTTTCCCGAAAGAAAATTAAGGAATAAGCGAGCTATATATGCTGTTAAAACTATAGTTCTTTCGGAAATAAAAAAATAATCAATGATCCATAATCTTAATGATCAATGAAATTCCCTTTTCCCTCTGAGAGAAGGTTAGGTAGGATGAGGGAACTTCAAACTAAAAACCTCTCCCTAACCCTCTCCTGACAGGAGAGGGAACTTTGTGATCAATTTTAATTGGACATAAGATGATTAACAGCATCATTTAAGTTCAACTCTTAAATTTATGCAGTTAAATGCTTAAACCAATTCTTTTTCTAATTTCACTAAGCAATCTGAAGTAATATCAGCGATGCTTTTTGCACCCGTTAAGGTCATTGCAACACGCATTTCCTTATCAATCAGTTCGAGTAAGTTACTTACCCCTGCACCGCCTGCCGCACCCAAAGCGTAAACAAAGGCACGACCGAGCATACAAGTATCCGCACCCAATGCGAGCATACGTACAACGTCTAAACCATTACGAATACCCGAGTCCGCAAGGATTTTGATATCCCCTTTCACCGCATCCGCAATCGGAGGAAGCGCACGAGCAGAGGATAAAACACCATCGAGCTGACGACCACCATGGTTCGATACCACAATACCATCCGCACCAAAACGTACAGCATCTTTAGCATCTTCAGGGTCTAGAATCCCCTTAATCACCATTGGACCATCCCAAAATTCACGAATCCATTCTAAATCTTTCCAAGAAATAGAAGGATCGAAATTATTGCCCAACCAACCGATATAATCTTCTAAACCTGTAGGTTTACCGAGGTATTTTGAAATATTGCCCAAATCATGCGGACGACCGAGTAGACCCACATTCCATGCCCAATGAGGATGGAAACACGACTGCATATAACGGCGCATCGCGGCATTTGGACCACTCATACCCGAATGCGCATCACGGTAACGTGCCCCCGGAACAGGCATATCGACAGTAAATACTAATGTTGAACATCCTGCTGCCTTGGCACGCTCCAAGGCATTTTTCATAAAGCCACGGTCACGCAGTACATATAACTGAAACCACATTGGACGGTTAATTGCAGGTGCGACTTCTTCAATTGGACATACTGAAACTGTAGATAAGGTAAATGGAATGCCTTTTTTGTCTGCTGCTACTGCGGCTTGAACTTCACCACGGCGTGCATACATCCCAGTTAAACCCACAGGTGACAATGCCACAGGCATCGACAAGGTTTCATCAAACAGTTTGGTCTCTAAACTTAACTTTGACATGTCATTTAAGACACGTTGACGTAATGCAATTTTCGATAAATCTTCAACATTACGTTTTAAGGTATATTCGGCATATGCCCCACCATCAATATAGTGAAACAAAAATGGCGGTAATCGACGTCTTGCTGCTTCACGATAGTCATTAGCAGAAGAAATAATCATAACTTATGTCCTATTCAATCGACTTGCACGCTGACGACGAGCTTCTTCTTCATCAATCATACGTACTTGCTGAACTACAAATTCAATATGCCCACACACTGCTTTACGGGCAGCTTCAGGGTCTTGGCGTTCAATTGCATTCATTACTTGTAAGTGCTGATCATGCAATTGTTCAAAACGATGTGGAGAGGTATAGACTTTACGTCGACCCAGCATCACGTTGTACTGCAATAAATCAAACAAACTGCGCATCATTTGTATAAGCACCAAATTGTGTGATGCCTCTGCAATGGCTAAGTGAAACTGAGCGTCAGCAATAGCCGCTTGAGCATCATCACCAATGGCTTGAAAATGATTGATCTGCTCATAACATTTGCGGATATTTTCCAAATCTACCGCCGTTGCACGCTGAGCCGCATACCACGCCGTTCCACCTTCAAGCACAATTCGAGCTTCTTGCACATCAAAACGATATTCAGGATCCTGATCGATTAGATTCGATAAAGGTTCAACAATATTGTGCTGTGACCAATTGGCAGGTAATTGCTGTAAATAGGTTCCTGCCCCCATACGGCTGTGTAAAATTCCACTGGCACTCAATTGTTGAATCGCTTCACGCAGTGATGTTCGAGACACACCCATTAGTTCGCATAATTTACGTTCTGCAGGCAAACGTGCTCCGACTTGCAAATGACTTTGCTCAATTAAAAGGCGTAAGCGTTGTACAACTTTGTCGGAGACTTTCATTCGTTTACCTTAACCAATTTATGGAATCATCCACGGAAAAACATAAGCTTGTAGTGTGATGATGATACCAATCATTACCGTAAAGGTAATACTGTGTTTGACCGTAAAGCGGAATAAATCGGATTCTTTACCCACCAAACCGACGGCTGCACAGGCAATCGCAATCGATTGTGGAGAAATCATTTTTCCTGTCACGCCACCACTGGTATTGGCTGCAACCAATAACACTTCTGGAACACCAATTTGCTGTGCTGTGGTTGCTTGTAAAGCCGAGAACAAGGCATTGGCTGATGTGTCTGAACCAGTTAAGAACACCCCGACCCAACCTAAGAAAGGCGAGAAGAATGTAAATGCCTGTCCCGTATGTGCCAGTGCCAAAGCTAAAGTTGCAGATAAACCTGAATAGTTCGCAATAAAGGCAAAAGCCAGCACCATACCAATTGAGTAAATTGGCGTTTTTAATTCACTCACTGTCTCTGCAAAAGTTGCGATGGCATCCTTTGGTTTCATTTTGAGATAAATGATGGTGATCACCGCTGCCAGCATGATTGCAGTGCCCGTCGCTGAGAACCAATCAAATTTATAAATGGCATCATAGTCTTTCACTTCAGGCGCGACAGGCGGTAATTTTTGGATCAATTGGTGCAAATACGGCACTTTGATTGAAATCACCCAGTCACTGAGTGCACCATCCTTAGCGAATAACGCTTTAAAGGGTTGAATACTCCATAAAGTCACCATTGCCGTCAGTACAGCAAACGGTGACCATGCTTTAATAATTTGACCTACCGAGTATTTTTGTTTTGCAGCCTGAGCGAGAGTTTCATCGACTTGAACATCATCTTCAAAGCGGAAAATATGTTTCGGTTGCCAAAATTTCAGCAATACGGTCAAACTGACCAATGCAGCAATAGCAGCGGTAATATCTGGAAGTTCAGGTCCAACATAGTTAGCAGTTAAAAATTGCGCCAATGCAAAAGAACCACCACCTACGAATATTGCAGGCCATGTTTCTTTCACACCACGCCAGCCATCCATAATCGCCATAATCCAGATCAACACAATCGGAACCATAATTGGCAGTTGACGACCCACCATCTTACTGATGTCTAGCGTATCTAGACCTGAGACCTGACCTGCGACAATAATCGGAATCCCCATCGCACCAAATGCCACTGGGGCCGTGTTGACAATTAAACACAGTCCAGCTGCGTATAGCGGTTTAAAACCAAGTCCCACCAACAATGCAGCGGTAATCGCTACTGGCGCACCAAAACCCGCAGCCCCCTCCAAAAACGTACCGAAGGCAAAACCGACCAATAACATTTGCAGGCGTTGGTCTTCAGTTAAAGATAAGATGGAAGAGCGGATAATATCGAACTGCCCCGTCTTTACTGAAATTTTGTAGAGAAATACTGCCCCAATGATGATCCATGCAATTGGCCAAAGTCCGTAGAAAAAGCCATACACCATCGATGCCAAGGCCATGCTTACAGGCATTTTATAGAGGAACATCGACACCAAAAAAGCCAGTGCAACAGTAATCGTACCTGCCA contains these protein-coding regions:
- a CDS encoding DUF4209 domain-containing protein codes for the protein MENAAQLFLEAEWEYISSNEMYDIYFDISNSLRQKEQELKESEKTDSAQIFGLLVKVTSMSLVNSINEPYKAYIENFQTGQRSTIPDDFTVDDLATFESFLTVVTEPFLKARLADLLWLLQKRRNPEHARIVIDLYLLCEIDEKSWHKGVNNYLSRAIQLSLQLKDYERLDTIKAKLFSAFLSEYSNLKYMNFWIADLMDNFKIDKDFEKDIAESLFIRASNLKSQSDYLIARGYFDLAAKKYKKCALEDDWVRSLVEIAETFESEADLRSHDSNLVANSFYENAIQAYRKIPVKHRAKYGVEEKIQKLKTKKNLSGQASLDEMVTFETEKYDISPLVESSIAHVAGKQSPQQALVYFCGFSGANYQSLKTISKELIRTSVFENIFGKSQMSVDGRIIARIPALNNEVSLDHPENELLLHSKMYQNFTTDVQLKVQGSILPALRQLCLEHRFTKDLLIAICEQSPLVPDGRAELTGNALWFGFEEEFGTAIHLLCPQLENIVRTELLKVGAHTRHIDSEGIENENGLSTLVTLPEANEVFGEDLLFEIKCIFTESLGFNLRNQVAHGLLDDEHSSSIATVYGWWMVLRLIINSLVTGRIK
- the dld gene encoding D-lactate dehydrogenase, whose amino-acid sequence is MSASLTCQNTIQKLIDIVGKAHVLTDEQETRLYRQGRRYGSGQVLAVVAPGTLLEQWQVLKIAVDADCIVIMQAANTGLTGGSTPFGDDYDRPVILMSTRRLQGIQVINEGKQVICLPGASLDRLEKELAGFNREPHSVIGSSCIGASVLGGVCNNSGGALVRRGPAYTELALYARVNEQGQLELVNHLGVNLGETPEQILTNLEQQQYQIADIQNDSHCCASDHRYMKDVAQVDADTPARFNADPSRLYEASGSAGKVCVFAVRLDTFEKIPSQVFYVGTNSHDDLTEIRRFLLTDLPRIPIAGEYIHRVAYDIGAEYGKDTFMFIEKFGTAKVPAAFAMKDKVDGYLEKWGMKGLSDKVLQLVTKFLPSHLPKRMNDFRDLYEHHLVLRIEDQDVPAVDTFLKQYFAGRNTGDYFLCDADEGRKAFLHRFAVAGAAIRYRDTHLREVEDIVALDIALRRNDREWVETLPKEMDEQIIHKLYYGHFLCHVFHQDYIVKKGVDPLAMEHAMWKLLDARKAEYPAEHNVGHLYVAKPALKTHYQKLDPTNSFNVGIGHTSKLKNWK
- a CDS encoding FeoB-associated Cys-rich membrane protein — protein: MRTLVTIIVGMIIFMIIFMLLKHIKNKSNFRLAMWIFLPLWLVIVSWNMYHGISLGYGFMEEIPFFLINFLVPIFLAFLVFKSQFAKQMD
- the lldR gene encoding transcriptional regulator LldR, with translation MKVSDKVVQRLRLLIEQSHLQVGARLPAERKLCELMGVSRTSLREAIQQLSASGILHSRMGAGTYLQQLPANWSQHNIVEPLSNLIDQDPEYRFDVQEARIVLEGGTAWYAAQRATAVDLENIRKCYEQINHFQAIGDDAQAAIADAQFHLAIAEASHNLVLIQMMRSLFDLLQYNVMLGRRKVYTSPHRFEQLHDQHLQVMNAIERQDPEAARKAVCGHIEFVVQQVRMIDEEEARRQRASRLNRT
- the lldP gene encoding L-lactate permease, which gives rise to MLQQWQQVYDPLGNIWISSAIALIPIIFFFLALAVFRMKGSVAGTITVALAFLVSMFLYKMPVSMALASMVYGFFYGLWPIAWIIIGAVFLYKISVKTGQFDIIRSSILSLTEDQRLQMLLVGFAFGTFLEGAAGFGAPVAITAALLVGLGFKPLYAAGLCLIVNTAPVAFGAMGIPIIVAGQVSGLDTLDISKMVGRQLPIMVPIVLIWIMAIMDGWRGVKETWPAIFVGGGSFALAQFLTANYVGPELPDITAAIAALVSLTVLLKFWQPKHIFRFEDDVQVDETLAQAAKQKYSVGQIIKAWSPFAVLTAMVTLWSIQPFKALFAKDGALSDWVISIKVPYLHQLIQKLPPVAPEVKDYDAIYKFDWFSATGTAIMLAAVITIIYLKMKPKDAIATFAETVSELKTPIYSIGMVLAFAFIANYSGLSATLALALAHTGQAFTFFSPFLGWVGVFLTGSDTSANALFSALQATTAQQIGVPEVLLVAANTSGGVTGKMISPQSIAIACAAVGLVGKESDLFRFTVKHSITFTVMIGIIITLQAYVFPWMIP
- the lldD gene encoding FMN-dependent L-lactate dehydrogenase LldD, with the translated sequence MIISSANDYREAARRRLPPFLFHYIDGGAYAEYTLKRNVEDLSKIALRQRVLNDMSKLSLETKLFDETLSMPVALSPVGLTGMYARRGEVQAAVAADKKGIPFTLSTVSVCPIEEVAPAINRPMWFQLYVLRDRGFMKNALERAKAAGCSTLVFTVDMPVPGARYRDAHSGMSGPNAAMRRYMQSCFHPHWAWNVGLLGRPHDLGNISKYLGKPTGLEDYIGWLGNNFDPSISWKDLEWIREFWDGPMVIKGILDPEDAKDAVRFGADGIVVSNHGGRQLDGVLSSARALPPIADAVKGDIKILADSGIRNGLDVVRMLALGADTCMLGRAFVYALGAAGGAGVSNLLELIDKEMRVAMTLTGAKSIADITSDCLVKLEKELV
- a CDS encoding NADPH-dependent 2,4-dienoyl-CoA reductase codes for the protein MTTSYANLLKPLHLGFTTLKNRVVMGSMHTGLEDRFYNYPKLAAYFGERAKGGVGLIITGGISPNRSGWLLPAGGTMNTLGDVAPHRLVTHAVHKHGAKILMQILHSGRYGYQPFVVSASPIKSPISPFKPRQMSDKQILDTIEDYAQTANIAKKAGYDGVEIMGSEGYLLNQFLSRHVNQRTDRWGGDIENRMRFAVEIVKAIRAKVGEKFIICFRLSMLDLVHDGNTMDEVITVAQALEKAGVTLLNTGIGWHEARIPTIVTSVPRAAFVDYTAEVKKHVAIPVIASNRINMPDVAEEIIATGKADMIQMARPFLADPFWVNKAATNRVDEINTCIACNQACLDHTFKNQRATCLVNPQAAYETELVYVKTKKPKRIAVVGGGVAGMSAATVAASRGHQVTLFEASHEVGGQFNLAKVVPGKEEFHETIRYFKVQIERTGVELRLNTKVNREQLEREGFDEVVVATGVIPRALKIDGSDAPQVLSYAEVLRGAPVGDKVAVIGAGGIGFDVSEFLLKPEHQPQPQPLEDWKREWGVDPNPNYMTEGGSVPPEVEHPVREIYLMQRKTTPLGIGLGKTSGWVHRAQLKKHRVRMLRGVQYKAVTDEGLWVEMEGNDQLLRVDTIVVCAGQESVREIMPSETEKTLAKYHIVGGAKLAGELDAKRAIREGAEIAAKL